In the Enterococcus rotai genome, TTCAATAAAAACTGGCGTGATCTCGCTGTTAAACTAGTGAATGATGGTACCTTACAAACACAACCTGCTGCAGATGGTCGGACACCTAACGTCAAACCAATCACGAAACAAGATGTTCTCGATGCTCGCTTCTCACCAGAATCCATTACGATCATGCATACAAACGATGTTCACGGCCGCTTAGAAGGCAACGGCAAGGATGTTTTAGGCATGGCTCGATTAAAAACGTACAAAGATTTAGTACAACCTGACCTTTTGATTGATGCAGGAGATGTTTTCCAAGGTTTGCCGATTTCCAATTTCTCTAAAGGAATGGATATGGCAGCTGTCATGAATGAAGTGGGCTACGATGCGATGGCTGTTGGCAACCATGAATTTGACTTTGGATTTGATACGGCCATGGAATATAAGAACAAACTAAACTTTCCAATCTTATCCAACAACACATTTAAAGATGGAAAATTGGTCTTTGAACCTTACACAATCGTTGAAAAAACTGGGAAGAAATACGCAATTATTGGGGTAACGACACCAGAAACAGCAACTAAAACTCACCCAAACAATGTAAAAGGTGTGACGTTTGCCGATCCAATCGCTGAAACGAAAAAAGCAATCAACACAATCAAAGATTCTGGTGAAGCGGTTACTGCTTATGTTGTAACAGGTCATTTAGGCATCGACGAAACCACACCACATGAATGGCGTGGCGATACATTGGCTGAAACATTAAGTAAAGAATATCCTGATTTGAATATCACTGTTCTAGATGGCCATTCACATACAGCTGTAGATGGCGGCAAACAGTTTGGAAACGTCATGTATACCCAAACAGGGAATTACTTGAATAATGTCGGTTTAGTAGATGTTGACTTAACAGACCTTAGCAAAAAAACAGCTTCCTTAACACCAGCAGAATCTTTAGCTAGCTTAGAGGAAAATCCTGCAGTCAAAGCATTAGTTGATCAAGCTAAAGCTAATTTTGAAGAGTGGGGATCAGAGGTTGTGATTGAAAACAATCCTTATCAATTCAATGGAGAACGCGATAATGTACGAACGAGAGAAACCAATTTAGGGAATTTGATTGGAGATGCCATGTGGACTTATGGACAACACGGCTTTAAAAACCAAACTGATTTCGCTGTTACAAATGGTGGGGGTATCCGAGCAAATATTGAACCTGGCAAAGTAACGTTAGGTGATGTTATTGCCGTCATGCCATTCGGAAATAGTATCTCTCAAATCAGTGTTACAGGTAGCCAAGTCAAGGATATGTTTGAATTATCCCTTCGCTCTATGGCTCAAAAAGACGAAAATGGCAAGATCATATTAGATGACTTTAATCAGCCTAAACTTGGTGCAAATGGCGGTTTCCTTCATGTTTCCAGCACGATTCGTGTACACTATGATTCAACTAAAAAAGGGTCTTTACTGCCAGCAGACGAAGGCAATGGGACAGATAAAACCATCGTTGGAGAACGAGTACTGCAAATTGAAGTTCAAGACCGCACAACTGGAAAATTCGCGCCAATCGATGAAAAAGCAACCTATTATATGGCGACAAACGACTTCTTGGCAGCTGGCGGCGATGGCTACGATATGCTAGGCGGCGAGCGTGAAGAAGGCCCTTCTTTAGACACAGTCTTGATCAATCATCTAAAACAAGGTACAAACCTTCGCTTATATGATGCTGCTACAAATATTGACTTATCACAATACAAAGAAGCCTTTCCAGGCGAACGGATCGTTTCCATTTCAGAAGCTGAGTTCAATAAGAAAAACAAACCCGAACCTGTACCAAATCCTGATCCAAAAGATCCAGATAAAACAAAACCGAATGAGTTAAAACCAGCAAAACCTAGTGATAAAACAGTGAATTACCCGAAAATGGGTGAAAAAATTGTTACCTACGGTGGTTTAGGTATCCTTATCATTGGTCTTTCTGGTTACAGTTTCTATGAATATAATCGTAAACGGAAAATAGGATAACTAAAAAAAGAGCGTGGGACAAAACTTAAAAAAAGTTTTGTTTCGCGCTCTAAATCCGAATAAACGGCGAGAAAAAAGCAGCTCCTTCGGAAATAAGCTGAAATTCACAAAAATTTGAAAAGCAATTTCCGTGAATTCCCTCTTATTTCTCGGAGCTAAACGCTTTTGTCTCGGCCTCTTTTTTCTTATTTCTCGTTATTCATATAAGGCATGTTTTTCCCATAGCCTTCTTTATTCACTTGTCTTGCACGAGCAATCGCTAAGTCAAACTCTGCTACATCATCTGTAATGGTTGAACCTGCTGCGATAACTGAATTCGCGGCAACATTCACAGGGGCGATCAAGTTTGTCGCTGATCCAATAAACGCGTGATCGCCAATGCTCGTCCGATGTTTGTCTTTACCATCATAGTTCACAAAAACTACACCGCAGCCAACATTGATATTTTTACCTAAGTCAGCGTCCCCAACATAAGTCAGATGACCAACTTTAGTATCTTCTGCCACCGTTGCATTTTTGATTTCCACAAAGTTACCAACGTGAACACGTTCGCCGATTTCAGCTTTTGGACGAATATGAGCAAATGGGCCTACGTCTGCATCTTTGCGAATAATACTTTCTTCGACAACAGATTGGGTGATTTTCACATTATCTTCAATTACACTATCAACGATTTCAGAATGGGCACCGATGAAACAATCAGCCCCGATGACTGTTTTCCCTTTTAAATGAACACCGGCTTCAATCACTGTATCTGAACCAATCACAACGCCTTCGTCAATATACGTTGAATCAGAATCAACGAATGAGACACCATTTTTCATATGCATCGTATTTAAACGACGGTGCATGATTTTATTCGCCTCAGCTAAGGCCACACGATCATTGATTCCCATCGCTTCTTCAAAGTCAGCCATTTGATAGGCCGCGACAGTTTTACCTTCTTTTTTAAGGATCTCAATAATATCTGTTAAATAATATTCGCCTTGGGCATTGTTGGTATTGATTTTAGATAAAGCATTGAATAACGCCTCGTTATCAAAACAAAATGTCCCAGTATTGATTTCTTGAACACGAGCTTCTTGTTCAGATGCATCTTTTTGCTCCACGATTTTTTCAACGATGCCCACATGATCACGAATGATACGACCGTATCCAGTTGGATCTTCCGCATGCGCTGTTAAAATCGTCGCACTGGCGTTTTTACCTTGGTGGTAATCAAAAAGGTTCGCTAATGTTTCAGAAGTCAAAAGCGGTGTATCTCCTGTGATAACAAGAGTCGTTCCTTTTTTGCCTGCCAAATGCGATTCTGCTTGCAACACAGCGTGTCCTGTTCCTAATTGTTCTGCTTGTAAAGCATATTGGCTACGCTCACCTAAATGGCTTTTGATTGCTTCTGCACCATGACCTACGACCGTGACAACTTCACTTGGATTCGTTTTTTCCACTTGATCCATGATGTGCTCTACCATTGGTTTTCCAGCGACAGGGTGCAACACTTTATAAAGTTTTGATTTCATACGTGTTCCTTTACCGGCAGCGAGGATGATGACATATCTGTTTTCCAATTGCTTCACTCCTAAGATTTGTTTTATTTTCAATAGTTTATTTCGAATTAAAATAGCGCCATGTTTTAGTTTAGCTTACTCTTTATGGTTTTTCAACTGAACCAATTGCTTTTTTGCTATACCAATTTATAAATTTGAGGATTTGCGTTATAATAAAGGAAAATTATGTTAGCGGGGTGATAATATGATACCAATTCAAAAACACGTATCTCGATCAAAAGCCCATTCAGGTTTGACATAATAAAGTGCTTTGGTTGTTGAAGGATTGCCTTTACGCAAAGTACTTTATCACTTGAATGATAGAGAGGAAATCCATTATGAATAAACAAATACAACCATATCAATTTAATTTTATTAGAAAGCAAGCCAATATTTTGCTACAAGCTCATTTATCTGTAAATGATAAAAATACAATCAAAACACTGCAAGCGATCGTTCTTGAGAAAATCAATGAACAGTTTGGCGCAGATAAAGATCAGTTACAGCCTTTATTAGAAGGATTTTTAGAAGCTGCGACTTCTAAGCCTAGACTGGAACACTATTTGGAAGGGTTAAAAGAAGCGGTTATTCCGTTTGATCCGCCTTCAAAACAACGGCTGACAAAGCTCTTTAAAAAGACCAAGAAATTGAAAATTCCAGAATGGGAAACAATGGATTTGAGAGATTATACCTTTTACAGTTGGAATGATAGTGGAAAACAACAAAAATTTATTATCGCTTCAATCGATGGGCAACTAGTCGGCGTTTCCGGAACGATTGCTCCTACGACTCAAAAAGGCATCTGCCCTATTTGTCATGAAACGTCAGAAGTTGCGATGTTTCTGTCTAAGGTGAAAGAATCTGGTGATGGTATGTACACAAAGCGTGGGAATTATATTTGCTATGATAGTGAGAAATGTAACCATAATATTGAGCGTAGAGAAGAGTTAGAAGCGTTCGTTCAGAATGTGAAGTTTATGAAATAAAAAAATGCAGATAAACATAGTTTTATTGAAAGATGAAGCAAGCACCTATTTATACTTAAGTACTTTTGTTTTAATATACTTTTCATGTACAATAATAATGAAAAGAGAAATATATCTTAGTGTATCTCTCGTGTAGAACCGTTTAAGAGGGTAGCGATTTTAATTACAAATTAGTAACCGTTATTTCGCCAAAGATATGAGCGGTTACTTTTGTTGTCGTTTGTAAGCTATCTATAATCAAACTAATCAAAGCAATGATAAAAATACTAAAATTTATAATCAATTGAATTGTGTCTAATGCTGATAAGAGGCTTTCTCCTTTACTAATTTATTAGTACCACTTGATTCAATACATTTTTCTTCATGAATTACATACTACCTTCTCCTTCGGTTACTAAACATTTTTGACAACTGTACCATTTTGTTTTTAAATCGGTATACTACTCCACGTATATTCATCACTATATTGAACTAACACGAGCTCATGTATATCTTTTGTAGTTATATTAGGCACTTTTTACAAATTAAGTATTTCTTTGAAATCTGTTAAATTTAGTTTGTCCAGTAGTTGACTATATATGAAATCACATTTCCATCAATGCCTTCTGCTTCAATTCTTATTGAGGTTCGTTCATTATCTTTATCATATCTGATAACCACTTCAGTATTTTCTTCAGAGTTTCCCTGACCACTTAAAATGTATTTTTCTTTCTTTAAATTAGACGTACAATTACATGTGGCAACTGACAGAAATGTGATAACTGCTCTCATGTACGAAATTTTTATGTTGATTACTGCACCACTTTTTGTGGCTCTGGTAACAAAACTAGTCGATCATTGGTTATCTGATCAGGTTGGTAATTAAAGCGGTTGCCTACTAAACGTACTAGCCGTCCATCCAGTGTACAAGAAAGATCCTACCTCGCTATAGGAGACTTGCATGTGCTAATTTTCAGGTATTAAATTGGCACAATTTTGATCATTGAAAATAATTGACCCTTCCGTTGATGTCAGTAAAGAAACCAACAATTTAAGAAAGGCACTTTCTCCACTCCAGATGGTCCAGTGATTGTTGTATATCTGCTTTTTTCAAATGATGTAGTGATATCGTTTAGAATTAATTGTTCTTCCTGTTGAAAAGATAGATTTCAGTTTTTAACAAGATTGATCATTCCTTTTGATTGTTATTAAGAACCTATTCCCATTATTTAATTATTTTTTCTTCCTTATTATCTTGTTAGTCAGTCAACGCTTCTCATAAGACTATTTTGCGCGCCTTGAATTAAGTTGTTAATCAAATAAATTCATTTTTTTTGCAATTCTTTACCGAAATAAGCAGATACTCCCATCCTTCTTATATACCTCCTAGACAAATTTAATTTCTGCTGAAAACAAGAACAGAGTATAAAAATGTTACGTATATAAAAAATCGCACAAAAAAATCTATACGCATCTTGACTAAATCTATCAAGATGCGTATAGAGATCTATATTATTCAAAATATGCCCACGTAGCTTCCGTTTCTTTCGAAAACAAAATAGTGGTTTGTTCTGATTCTAAGAATACCCTAAAACTAAAAACACGTTCTCCTTCGTTTAAATACAGTTCTATAAAACTATTATCAACAAACACATCCACTGTGATGTTATTTGCTAATTCAGCAATTTCACATGTTCGTTTCATACCATATTCGGTATCAATTTTTTTAGCTAAATGGCTACGATCAATCGTTACTGTTTCTTTTTTTTCATCTAAATTCAATTGCCAAAAATCATCTTTTGTACCAAAGTAAATAGTCGAATCTTGTTCTTTGTTCAATTCAAATTGAAGATGATAATACGGGGATTCTAAATTAAGTAGTTCAGTGACCATTGTTTGTTTATTGGTAAACTGTTTTTGTAATTCTTGTGACGGAAAACGCCTAAATTTTCCATTTATTAATTTCATCTCTTGTGCAGTTGTCAATCCATGTTTCCAACCCTCAGTATCAATTGGATACACTTGCTCACCACAACCAAACCAGCCAAAAGTTAACGGCAACTGATTCTTTCCATAAAATGATTGTGGGGCATAATAATCAAAACCAGCATCCAACTCATCCACGTGCTCTAATTCAAACGTTCTTTTTTCAACATCCAATTGTCCTACTAAATAAATTGAGGAAAAACGATTTTGGTAACGATACGTTTCTTTCTCATAGCCCATCGGTGATAAAAATAAAACATCTTTTCCATCAATCGTTACAAGGCTCGGACATTCTAACATATAACCTTTATCGATCGGTAAATCAATCGTTCCTTGATACGTCCAATCCAATAAATTAGTACTCTTATACAAAAGCAATTCACCAATGTCGCCAAAACCCGTTTGTTCTCCCTCCACAAAACGACCTCCACCAAGTAACATATAAAAAGAACCGTTACGCTCAAAAACAAAAGGATCTCTTAATTCTTGACTAAATCCTTTCGGTGCACCATCAATGATTGGATTCTTCGGATATTTAGTAATAGTTCCTTTTTTATCCATGATCGCCAAAGCTTGCTTCGCTAACTTCCCTGTATCTGTTTTATAGTTCGCTGTATAAAACAAATAGAGTTCGTCATTGTATTCAAATGCATTACCAGAATAAGCACCATTTTTTTCATATTCTTCATCAGGAATAAGAGCAAAACCTTCATCTTTGAATTTAACCAAGTCTTCAGAAGTAGCATGGCCCCAATGTTTCATTCCATGAAAAGAATCAAATGGAAACCATTGATAAAATACTTGATACTTGCCATTAAAATAGCTCAAACCATTTGGATCATTCATCAAGCCTGTCTTGGGGTATAAATGATACTTTGGGAGATAGGCGCTCTCGTTTATTTTTTCTTCTAATTGACTTAAATATTCTTGCCATTCCGTCGTATAAAATGTATATTTTTCAATTTTTTTACTCATCAATTGCTCTCAGACGTCCCTTCTTTTTATAAGGTACTACCTTTCCCTATTTCTGCTCCTTTTACCCCTTTAACTCGATTCCAAACAATCAAAATAATAATCGGTAAAATAAATGCCATTAAATTTCCGATGATATAAAAGATCAATCTAGGTGGGTATACGATCGTCAAACCTGGTAGACCTGTTAAAGCAAAACTTGTTGCTTTGACATCAAATATTTTCATAAAAGCACCACCGATCCCTGCTGAAAATGAAGCAGCAAGAAATGGAATGATCGAGTCACGTAAATTGACTGCAAAAATTGCTGGTTCTGAAATACCAAATAATGTTGGAACAAAGCTAGACATTGCTGTTTCACGACGCTTAGAATTTTTCTTTGCAAGGAAAAACATGCCCAATGCTGCTCCACCTTGTGCGATGATTGAAACGGACCATAATGGTTGAATGTAGTTGAATCCTGTGGCCACAACTAATTGCGCTTCAATGGCCTGGATCGCGTGTTGCGTGCCCGTTACAACAAGTGGCTGAAGCAATGCTGCAAAAACAAAGGCACCCACAAATCCTGTTTTGTTATATAGAATATCAATGATCCATCCTAATCCCGTGCCGATTGCATTACCGATTGGACCAAATACTAAGAATAAAGCAAGAGCAGAGAATAAAATCGTAACTGTCGGTACCAAAATAAAACTCAACGCTTGTGGTGTTTTTTTCTTCGCAAATGCTTCTGTTTTTGATAAGAACCATGCCGTTAAAATTGCTGGAAACACGCCGCCTTGGAACCCAACTTGTGGGATGGATAATCCAAATACATGCCAAGAGGATAGGGTATCATAATTGCCCAAGACAAAGTCATTACGATTCATCAAATCTGGTGTAATCATCACAAAACCTAACACTAAACCCAAGATCGGATTTCCACCAAATCGTTTGGTTGCTGAATACATGACTAAGACAGGAAGATAAGCAAATGTTGTCGCAATAACGCCTAGAAAACTAGCTAAATCTTGCGCCCAAAGCCATTCCTCCGCCATTGATCCGCCTAAAAAGCCAAATTGTGTCGTTAATAGTGACTTCAATCCTAAAATCATCGCCGCCCCAACAAAAGCTGGAATGATTGGAATGAATATATCAGAGAATACTTTAAATGCTTGTTGTAATTTATTCTGTTGCTTCGTTCCAGAGGCTTTTACATCTTGCAATGAAGCTTCCTTTATCCCTGAAACTTCTTGAAATGCAGCAAAAACCTTTTCTACTGTTCCTGTACCAAAAATAATTTGTAATTGTCCACTATTAAAAAATACTCCTTTAACGCCTTCGATATTTTCTAATGTTTCTTTATTATAATTATTACTATCATTCAATACTAAGCGTAAACGCGTAACGCAATGAGCAGCATTCGCTATATTTTCTTTTCCCCCGACACCTTCTAATACTTCTTCAGCAATTTTTTTATAATCCAAACTATTCATCTCCTTGATTGTTTTAGAAAAAACCATTTTTGGAACGTTCCATATATAATTATTATAATACTTGGAACGTTCCAAAAAAGCAAGGGCTTTCAAACAAAAAAATTGGATTTATTTTTCATCCAATTTTCTAGTCGTCTTAAATTCTGTAAACTTCACTGGTAATATATGTTTCTTTTGTATAGCTAAGCTATCATCAAATTCCACTAACTCTTTCACACTTAAACGAGCAATCTCACGCACATCCTGAGACATTGTTGAAATAGTCAATGACTGATTAGAAAAGCTTCTAGCACCATCGAAACCAACTAATTGTACATCTTCTGGAATCGACCACGGTAAATGTGCAAATGTATTAAAAACAAATTCTGCATATCGATCTGTTACAGTAAAAATCCCATCAAAAGGACAATTCTCTGAAAATTTTTCAGTTAGAAATAGATCTAGTCTTTTGGGAAAATCAATTGAGTTTCCTTTATCTAAATAAACTTCATATTCCAATTCATTATGAGTACAATAATCAATAAAACCATTCATTCGTTCAAAAATACCTAAATTATTGGGTAACTCTCTTAAAATTAACAGCAGTCGTTTTGATCCTCGTTTATGCAATTCTTCTGCTGCTTGTCTAGCCCCACCAAAATTGTCACTTGTTATAAATGGAATAGCACTATTAAAATAACGCTCAATTGAAACAATCGGTATGTTTGAAATAAGATAGGGTTCTATATCACTGTAGGAAATAGTCAAAATTCCTTTGACTTTCTGTTCTTGCGCCATTTTTATATAGTCTAACTCTAAATTATAATCATTTTGAGAATTACATAATAACATTTTAAAATTTTGAATTTGCAATTCTAACTGGATATAATAGGCCAATTCAGAAAAAAATGGCGTCCATATCGTTGGTAATATAAATACAATGATGTCACTTTCTTGTTTTTTTAATGATCTAGCCGCTTGATTTGGTATATAATTCAACTCTTCAATTGCTTTTTCTACTCTAGCAGCTAATTCTGGCTTGATTTTTACGTGATTGACATAATTGGATACAGTCCCTCTAGAGACGTTTGCTTTTTTTGCAACATCATTCATATTGACCATTTACCTTCACCTCACTAGATAGTATATCATAATAAAAAATGTGGCATAATTATTTTAAGCTGCTATTCATATTCATTTGTTTAGTTTTTTTGGTATTTTACTGAAGCTTGCCAGGTAATAGTGAAAATTGGAACTTGTTTAAACTTTAGAAGCTGTCGTTATGAAATACTTGCTTATTCAGGCAATTAAAAAAGGCGTATTTATCTAATTTAATAGACTATTGCGGAAGTTTACTTATTTGATATCTTTTAGGATATGTTTCTTGAAAACCAATAGGATAGCTAATTTCTATCTAACCAAAAGCTGAGTTAAACAAACCAATTATACTTGGCGCATTGCAATGAATCTAAAAAATGATTGTCCGTATCCGCTCGCTTTACACTCAGGTCAAGGTTGGGTGTATCAGATAAAAACTTATGTCATAAACTGAAGAAACAGAACATTTTTCAAAGTCTGTCTCGAAAGGACAACAGTCTAGATAATTCAATCATGGAGAACTTCTTTAGTCTTCTAAAACAAGAAATTTATCACGGGAAAACCTATTCTAGTTTTGAAGAACTAAAAACGGGAATGGACACTTATATCTATTATTACCACAATGAACGAATGAAACAGAAATCAGACTGGAAAAGCCTGTATAGTTTCGAATAACCGAAAATAAAGCAGTTTAATAACAAAAAAACGGAGTAGATTTCTCTACTCCGAAAAAGGTCTAACTTTTTATGGTCACTATACATGCCAGTAACTCTTTATTATTCAAAGGAATTAAAATATTCTCCAGCCTTTTCTAATTCTTTATCATCATACTTTTCATATTTCTTCGCTTCGTGAAGAATCTTTTTGATTTCATGAATTGCTTTTTTCTCTGCAAACCATTTTTTCATTTCATGTTTTTTGTCCACGTCTTCATCTAATGTGTCGATTTTTTCAAGATCAGTATCAAGCTTTTCTACAGTCACCACAATTTTTTCAAGAACTTTATCTTCTTTTTTTTCGTAATCTGTCATATTAAACTACCTACCTTTCTTTAATTAAGTCAATATTATCACATTTCTAGATTTTATGTTAGTAATTAATATCAGTACATTGTATCAAATGGATCACTCTCATAAGGGGAAACTAGACCAATTACTGTTAACAATGGTGAATGCTTTTCACCCATGTATGGCAAGCCTGCTGTTGTAGAAGCTGAACTAATTAGGTTTGTTTTACCTATTGGTTATATATATATGTTCCAGATGAATTAGTCGTATTTGTGTTCCCTGTAGAATTAGAACTATAGTTCCTTTAGTTTTAATAGTTAAAACAATCGTTTTTTCTGCTAAATAACGTTTTTAACTAGTACGTGTTGTTGCTTCTAGACAATATCTAATTTGATGAACACCTGGTTCAGCTAAAGTACTGCTTAATTGGTATACTTGAATAGGATCTCCGATAACTTCGAAGCCAGCTTTTAACCCATCAGCATTTTCAAATGTTGCCCAGTTTAAAATATCTTCTTCGGTTAATTTGTCACCAACGTACATTGTTTTATATGAAACATTAATAGTCGGTTTAAGTTCTTCTGAAGAACTAAAGCTTGTTGACTCTGTACTTGAAGACTCGTTTCCGCCTAAGGACGAAGATTTTACAAGTTCTAGTGCACTATTGATAGCATCAATGTGTCCCAGTAAAGTAGTCTCTGAAATATTGGAACTGGTATAATAAACTGGACAGAGAGAAAAGAGAAAGCGAGGAAAATTCCTATGTCCAGACGTTCATTTGATAAAGCATTCAAAACAGCTGCAGTAAAATTAATTATTGAAGAAAGTTTTTCAGTTAATGAAGTGAGTGTTCAATTAGGTCTCCACGCCAATAGTTTGTACCGTTGGGTTCAAGAATACGAAAAATATGGAGATAGTGTGTTTCCCGGGAAAGGAAGCGCGCTTTTTGATGCTCAGTATGAAATAAAAAAGCTGGAACAAGAAAATCGTTATTTAGGGGAGGAGCTTGAACTGTTAAAAAAGTTCAGGGTATTCTTGAAGCCAAGCAAGAAATACGATTTCAATTCTTGAAAGACAATAAAGAGACAGTAAACATTCAACGGGCTTGTCAAACACTCAATGTTTCAAAATCTGGTTTTTATGAATTTCTCAAAAGAAAACCCTCAAAAAGAAAACGGGAAAATCAACTGCTTAAAGAAGAGATTGGTGTTATTTTTCATGAACATCATGGACGATATGGAACCATTCGAATCGTTAAAGTCTTAAAAGAAAGAGGGCTAATTGTTTACAGAAAATGCGTGGGAAAACTTCTCCATGAAATGGGTTATATGCGAAAGGCAGGACATATAAGTGGCTGCAATCATATTTTTACCATATGTGATTGTAAAACCTTTTAAAATTAAATTCTTAATCTATAAAATTAATCATGGACTTTTCGCTCACTTCTAACTAATTTAATTAAATAATAAGTTCGTAAATACTATTAAATTAATAAGATAAGTAAACTTAAAGATTCAATGATATTTATGTTTTGATATTTTAATTTGTACTCAAAACAGAGGACGAGAATGCAAGGAAGGACTAAGGTATCAGCTAATATGTTTTGATGTTCGTCGAATTTCTTTTTTTAGGTGCGATTTCTTTCAATATTCTTATTCCTTCTTAAAGATATCCGTTACAGATTCTGGTTGATAAAATCCATATGAACGAACATAAGCTACTTTTTTATGAAAAAACATTACTAATAAATAGTAGTCCGAAACCGACTAACATAATAACAGTTCCCCAAAGAATTTGAGAGAACATGCTTCTATCCCCAAAATATGCTCGAAGTAAAATAAATTTTTTTCCAAAGATAAAAATAAACAATCCTATTATAAAGAGAATTACACCCGCTATAACAAGAGGGTTTGTTGTATATCCATTGTTCATATTAATTCACCACCCTTTAAAATTGAAGTATTTCATTTTTTTATTTTATACAAAGCTAAAAAGTATCATCTGATCAAAACCTGTCGGTTACCAGAATTTTTGGTCCACCAAATTGTTTCGTTCATTGTCTTAATAAAGTATACATTGATTGAGTATTACTCTTTTTGTAATGCTAAACCGTCTACATCAATGGTACGATACAGATAATGTTGTTTCTCGATTCGTTTAATATAGGATTTATTCACTGTCCATAATAATCCTATTTTTTTGAATTCTTTTCTTTAAAATACTCTATTTTCATTGCTCCAAGCTATCTTTCTCAATATTTTGTACTAAAACAAACTTATTAGAAAATTTTTGCAATAACACTAGACCATTGTGCTTTTAATTTTTATTTTTCTATTTCTGCTTTCACGTCACTTGGAACTTCATTTTCTGTGATTTGGGTAGGAGCATTCACCCTTTTTTTACTTATTTCTGCTTTTATATACGTTCCAGGTTCAAATGATTTAGGGTCTTTACCCGCTATCTCAAAATCCAATTTTTGTTTATCACCGTTTGCTTTTACAAAAGTAACCGTATAATTATAAGAATAGCTATCTCCTATTTCAGTTCCTTTATCATCTTTTGTTGGCTCCTTAACAGGAATTTCTAATGGTGTGATAGCGTAGGCTGTAGAAGTCTTATATGTGTCATTATAATAGTTAAAACCAAAATAAGACACTATACCTAGTAGAATAATGCTTATTAATCCTAAAATTTTACT is a window encoding:
- a CDS encoding 5'-nucleotidase C-terminal domain-containing protein; amino-acid sequence: MKKSVLKKVQLGLQVLMVSTLLASTSAATAFAIEQQTSETTQPESTVSSATPDEQKTTTPINKEETAQRLTILGTSDVHGQLWNWSYEDDKQTPVGLSQVSSVVNNIRAENPNGTILIDNGDMNQGTILTDDLYNKAPLIEKPNPMIKAMNYMKYDAMVLGNHEFNFGLDLIKKLDTEAAFPILSANTYVKDSGSRFVGGTTKKAIDLDNDGETDLTVGIIGLTTPQIPLWDGAKVDSLSFIPLKEEAEKAVAELKDDADIIVASIHAGRENSDPAASADQVITNVAGIDAYILGHDHRSFAEKIQGPNGLVPVAGPKDTGTEMIKIDLDLEKTGDKWHVKNSVPAIISTKTVPADETLKAETKEYHDKTREFISEKIGTATGDFLPPEEVKGIPEAQLRPTAMISLINNVQRKATGAQLAASALFKADSKLNAGDISYSNIFDIYKYPNTLVSVNITGENLLTYMENQADYYNTPSPDDLTISFNEKIRVYNYDIFSGISYKIDISKPHGQRIINPTIDGKPVDPTANYSIAMNNYRYEGLLTQGLVTEEPIKSTDPETLRGLIADYIREKQTIDPTVEIENNWEVIGYHFNKNWRDLAVKLVNDGTLQTQPAADGRTPNVKPITKQDVLDARFSPESITIMHTNDVHGRLEGNGKDVLGMARLKTYKDLVQPDLLIDAGDVFQGLPISNFSKGMDMAAVMNEVGYDAMAVGNHEFDFGFDTAMEYKNKLNFPILSNNTFKDGKLVFEPYTIVEKTGKKYAIIGVTTPETATKTHPNNVKGVTFADPIAETKKAINTIKDSGEAVTAYVVTGHLGIDETTPHEWRGDTLAETLSKEYPDLNITVLDGHSHTAVDGGKQFGNVMYTQTGNYLNNVGLVDVDLTDLSKKTASLTPAESLASLEENPAVKALVDQAKANFEEWGSEVVIENNPYQFNGERDNVRTRETNLGNLIGDAMWTYGQHGFKNQTDFAVTNGGGIRANIEPGKVTLGDVIAVMPFGNSISQISVTGSQVKDMFELSLRSMAQKDENGKIILDDFNQPKLGANGGFLHVSSTIRVHYDSTKKGSLLPADEGNGTDKTIVGERVLQIEVQDRTTGKFAPIDEKATYYMATNDFLAAGGDGYDMLGGEREEGPSLDTVLINHLKQGTNLRLYDAATNIDLSQYKEAFPGERIVSISEAEFNKKNKPEPVPNPDPKDPDKTKPNELKPAKPSDKTVNYPKMGEKIVTYGGLGILIIGLSGYSFYEYNRKRKIG
- the glmU gene encoding bifunctional UDP-N-acetylglucosamine diphosphorylase/glucosamine-1-phosphate N-acetyltransferase GlmU; protein product: MENRYVIILAAGKGTRMKSKLYKVLHPVAGKPMVEHIMDQVEKTNPSEVVTVVGHGAEAIKSHLGERSQYALQAEQLGTGHAVLQAESHLAGKKGTTLVITGDTPLLTSETLANLFDYHQGKNASATILTAHAEDPTGYGRIIRDHVGIVEKIVEQKDASEQEARVQEINTGTFCFDNEALFNALSKINTNNAQGEYYLTDIIEILKKEGKTVAAYQMADFEEAMGINDRVALAEANKIMHRRLNTMHMKNGVSFVDSDSTYIDEGVVIGSDTVIEAGVHLKGKTVIGADCFIGAHSEIVDSVIEDNVKITQSVVEESIIRKDADVGPFAHIRPKAEIGERVHVGNFVEIKNATVAEDTKVGHLTYVGDADLGKNINVGCGVVFVNYDGKDKHRTSIGDHAFIGSATNLIAPVNVAANSVIAAGSTITDDVAEFDLAIARARQVNKEGYGKNMPYMNNEK
- a CDS encoding FusB/FusC family EF-G-binding protein, with the protein product MNKQIQPYQFNFIRKQANILLQAHLSVNDKNTIKTLQAIVLEKINEQFGADKDQLQPLLEGFLEAATSKPRLEHYLEGLKEAVIPFDPPSKQRLTKLFKKTKKLKIPEWETMDLRDYTFYSWNDSGKQQKFIIASIDGQLVGVSGTIAPTTQKGICPICHETSEVAMFLSKVKESGDGMYTKRGNYICYDSEKCNHNIERREELEAFVQNVKFMK
- a CDS encoding putative holin-like toxin, whose protein sequence is MSKGESLLSALDTIQLIINFSIFIIALISLIIDSLQTTTKVTAHIFGEITVTNL
- a CDS encoding type I toxin-antitoxin system Fst family toxin, whose translation is MYEIFMLITAPLFVALVTKLVDHWLSDQVGN